From a single Miscanthus floridulus cultivar M001 chromosome 8, ASM1932011v1, whole genome shotgun sequence genomic region:
- the LOC136468817 gene encoding uncharacterized protein, whose product MDGKHFNITVVFFIQDKRTPAESHNAAFFRSACSPWRAAVPFTTFGPLLLLPFDPDSDHVGFYCVPEKKVLSKTLPDVHDKVACGSWCGWMALMDEAASVTLLNPFAGARAPRVELPPAGKAIKLEDIRDVFFHEIVLSVPPDVVGRECVAMDMLGCSTEVAFYRVGVDSAWTLLGTKLEFFVGSIVHCQDMFLAIDCTGEISIYSSNAIGATLTATLLPSLSPHAGLCHRNYLESNGELHIVGAMVSTFHKTQSFTYSSTIYKCNIHDLMPEWSRVRDIGDQTLFVSKHFNESFSATSVSKYKENKIYMSKSLYGDPYDLVHRLKIVDIATGASEVKPV is encoded by the exons ATGGACGGCAAACATTTCAATATTACTGTAGTATTCTTCATTCAAGACAAGAGGACACCGGCCGAAA GCCACAACGCGGCGTTcttccgatccgcttgctccccatggcgcgccgccgtcccgttcacgaccttcgggccgctcctgctgctcccgttcgaccccgaCTCGGACCACGTCGGTTTCTACTGCGTCccggagaagaaggtcttgtccaagacgttGCCCGACGTGCACGAcaaggtggcgtgcggctcctGGTGTGGGTGGatggcgctcatggacgaggcagcatccgtgacgctgctgaatccattcgccggtgcccgtgccccccgcgttgagctcccgccagcag gcaaagccatcaagctagaagataTAAGGGACGTGTTTTTCcatgagatcgtgctctcggtGCCGCCTGACGTCGTCGGccgcgagtgcgtggccatggacatgcttgggtgctccacggaggtcgcgttctaccgggttggagtcgacagcgcatggacaTTACTCGGCACCAAACTAGAGTTCTTCGTGGGGTCCATTGTCCACTGCCAAGACATGTTCTTGGCGATCGAttgcactggagaaatctccaTCTACAGCAGCAACGCCATCGGCGCTACTCTaaccgcgacgctgctgccatcgctgtcgccacaTGCAGGGCTCTGCCACCGCAACTACctagaatcaaacggtgagctgcacattgtgggtgccatggtgagcacgttccataagacacagagcttcacctataGCAGcacgatctacaagtgcaacatCCACGACCTTATGCCGGAGTGGtctagggtgagggacatcggtgatcagacactgttcgtgtctaaacatttcaatgaaagctttagtgcaacaagtgtatccaagtacaaggagaacaaaatctataTGTCTAAgtcattgtatggggatccatacgacttggtccatcgactgaagatcgttgatattgctaccggtgCATCCGAAGTAAAGCCCGTCtag